The nucleotide window AGCGGGGAAAACCTTTTCCACGTGCGAGACAAGTTTAATGATTCTGAGAGCGAGGCTCTGAATGAGCTGTCTCCTCTGTAATAGTAATATAAACACAGATTATGTCAAACATGGTGCTGCTCAAAGTCAAACCAAAaaagacaataaacaaacagGTATTGAATTTCAAAGTAGGTAGCAGATGAATATGAACTGTAACTTGTGGTCGTTTAATTGTTAAAGGAAAGacaaaatcataaatgaaaTGAACTTGTTTCTTTTTCGGAATCATGGCTGCCACGTCGGTAGTGCTGCAGAGCATGAGCTTGTCCGATTCCGTTTCTTTATTGTTGGCAGTTTTTGTCGGGGTAACGTTATTATTCAGAGACATTTATTCAAGATCAAGTTCCCCCCGACTCCAATTTCAAATAAAGTCAATCTCCTCAGGACAGAGGGTTTGGATATTGGAACAGTATCTTAATAATTCCTCACACTAgttcattttacaaattttggtagtcaaaattttgaaaactattttgTCAATCTTTGTAATAGgtttaaataatgtattttatttatttactggGTCATTTACTCAGGGTAAGGGAAGGATTAACAGTTTCAAATTCAACAGATATAAAAAAGATAtctaaaaattagtaatttttttttgttcttatttaattataaacgTGCATTTAAAGTTTTGCATTCACTTTATTCGTCTAGATCTTAGATCCAATCTAGGTCAAACAATCTATCCTATTCAAAGGCTTCACCATCAACTTTAACATGAAATGCATTCAAAAACCTATTTAAGAAAATCTACAAATCCCTCTAAACTCAAAGTGAGGGTAAACTtatagcttaaaaaaaaaaaaattaacctaaGTACATGGGGGTGAtgtaatattacaaaataatgcAAGGTTATGCTTATAGGGTACGACTCATATTAAGATTACTTGATTGTATTAGGAATATTTCATTCTATACTAATAAGatgttttaattttgataactaAATTAAACATGTGGTAAACAAATCTCACATTGACAAAGTATGAAAGAGATATTAGGTCTGTTTGTATATTCTACTTTGCTTGAggataagaaaatttgattggttaaataaccTATGAgttctttaaattattaaaacatgttttatgTTGTAAAACTCATaagtaaaattatgataaattgtGTGTCTATAttagacaatattttgacaataaattaaattatttgatctgagatattataaaatacatatctAATTTTGAGTTTAGAACAATTTATTCGGGTTCTAAAgatgaaacaaaataattaacaatgtGTATTTACAGAGATAAAATTGAGATGGATACACAAGATTTCATCAAGAACCGGTCATCTCACCATCTCAGGCATCTCAAATGAGCATGAAGCAGCCATTTCTCCCCGTGTTTGTATAGTATATGTATtctatttacaaataaattaagggTGCATCGGGCACGTGTGCCCTGTAATCCAACTGCATGTCCAGCATAAATGTTGTGTGTGACACACAGTCGACATAATAAAAGCTTTGCTTAATCCTTgacaataatttcataatttaataaataataataattatcatctCTCACTGATTCCATACacattcatttaaatatttgacagTGTAAAAGACACAGTCTGACAGCTTATCatacaagaagaaagaagaagatgatgatgcaTGCGACCCCCCTGTTAAATTGAGCTCCAGATCGCAACTTCACCAGGAATGGCTGCTCCTcagcatttttttaattaatttttgatcaACTTGTTCATGAAACTGCAACATCTTAATTTGTTTCAATACATTAAATGGGGCATTTTGGTCGGTGTCAGTGAGCAATTTCTGATGACCAAACTGGTTTTTTAAACCTTGTATTCTCCGATTTCTGCCCATATCTTGTATTTTCGGCTTATGATGGAGACTATTTTGCATGATAATTAATCATACATGCCTACAAGAAAccttaaaaaaatcacaagtgACTCTCTTTGAATAAGGAATTTTTAATAAGAGTAAGTCATCTTACATCAATGATTCCAATTTGGAAGAGTAAGATAgtgttatttgttttttaattcaaataaataagagaATTAATCGTCATTTCTCCAAATATTAAGGATCAAATCACCTTACAAATATCTTCAATTTGATTCCTTTCACACTCAAATTTTGTATAGTATATCATCCATCGGGTGATACATCTCCAGGAGAAATGAAATTTGACTGTTCGTATCTATCATTAtccctattttatttttaataagagtaGGTGATGCGTTATTATGtaaatttagttttgagtatctagttagtatacaaatgatatgttattatataattaattattttttaatctttaaatcaaaattaattaatcatataattaaatataatctgaatatctaattaaatattttaaattgagtatatatatttttatcgttttaaaaattatctaattatacaatacaagtttagtttatttgtaTCCGGTAATATCcaaatatttgtatttgaaatattattgaaatttactCAATTAATCAGCAGTCATAGATTTTATAATCATACTTCATGACTCTTCACATTCATCCCAAAAAAAAGGTTAACTAAAGGCGGAAGccattaattttgttgttatttgaaAAAGAGAATAACCGATTACATAAAAAATCAACCATTCAAACGTCAGAAATCCAATTTTGATTCCTTTCACACCTAAAAATTTTGAACGAATTTAGAATATTTAACCCAACAAGAAAGCAAATTTCTTCTCtagaaagaataatttaatttgtattttattatctgATTAAGCAAATTTCTAATTAAGGTAGATTGTTAGGGTTCTTAGTTAATCTTATATTCATTCGTTCATGCAAGAAAATGAGGGCAGAACGAGGCCACTTGGAAGTTTAACACTTTAGTTTCAGTCTTAGGCAGAATAATTTGATAGAGTCGATTACATGGAAGTACCATCCAATTCtaactattatttttcttaattgtttctttatgtTATAGTTCTTGTCAACTCTTTGcgacaaattattttttagtactTCCGAAGAATTATTCCATTCAcacacaaaatttatataagtcATGAGAAGATCTCAGTGTTCtccaagaacaaaaaaatggatgaatcAGGAAACTTTCTAATGATGCAGGGTACTAATGAGTTTGAGTTGCGTGATTTCATTGAAGATGCAAACTTTGATCAGTTCATTGATCTAATTCGAGGCGAAAACGAGAACCCTGTTGCCAATTTCAGCTGTGACCTCATGAACGGTTGTGCAGTTGATAACAACCATTTTGTTAATGATTCCACCACTGCAGaagatatatttaatttcaatgatGATACAGCAATGGTCTCTGATCTTAGTAGCTTTGTTATGAACTCAGCAACGCCGAGTTTGAATAAGGACAGAAAGGACCGGGACGAGGCGGAAGATAATATTGGAGAAGAAACTAAGCGGAAAACCAAGGCTGATCGATCGAAAACTTTGATTTCGGAACGAAGGCGGAGGGGTAGGATGAAGGAGAAGCTCTATGCATTGCGTGCCTTGGTTCCCAACATTACAAAGGTAACTTTAATTCATAATCATGGAGAATATTGTCCAATAGTATTGGTGGTGTTATAGTTTTCtgaatgataattttctttcttgtaaATGATTTTTGATGATAATGTGAAGATGGACAAGGCCTCAATAGTTGGAGATGCCGTGTTGTATGTTCAAGAGCTACAAATGCAGGCGAAGAAGCTGAAAGCTGAGATCGCTGGCCTTGAAGCATCCTTAGTAGGCGGAGGAAGGTATCAAGATTCAGTCAAAAACCGAGAGGAGACTCAAATTCGCAGAAGCAAACATCCTATTTCCAAAAAGATTATTCAGGTTCATAGAATAACCAATTGGACAAAGACTTTGGAATAGTTTATAACTGGAAATATGATTCCAAAGTTAACTATATTTCTTTAATCTGTGTATAGATGGATGTTTTTCAAGTGGAGGAAAGAGGGTTTTATCTGAGATTGGTATGCAGCAAAGGTGAAGGGGTAGCTGTATCACTTTACAGAGCCCTTGAGTCACTTACCACCTTCAATCTTCAGAACTCCAATTTGGCTTCAATGTCTGATAGATTTGTATTGACATTTACTCTCAATGTAAGAAGCAGATttcacttattaattttatttgtgttctCATTGTCCTTAAGTCTATACAATTGACACTGGAATTTAACAGGTGAGAGACAGTGAACAAAACATGAATTTGCCAAATTTGAAGCTATGGATTACCGGGGCTCTTCTCAACCAAGGATTTGAAGTTCTAACTGTATCTGCCTAGCTTTTAAACCTTTTTCATTTTCCTGCTGGGAAATATGTAGCTATTGTGTTGTATGTTAGTAAGGCTATTGAACAACAAAAT belongs to Mangifera indica cultivar Alphonso chromosome 2, CATAS_Mindica_2.1, whole genome shotgun sequence and includes:
- the LOC123208371 gene encoding transcription factor FER-LIKE IRON DEFICIENCY-INDUCED TRANSCRIPTION FACTOR; translation: MDESGNFLMMQGTNEFELRDFIEDANFDQFIDLIRGENENPVANFSCDLMNGCAVDNNHFVNDSTTAEDIFNFNDDTAMVSDLSSFVMNSATPSLNKDRKDRDEAEDNIGEETKRKTKADRSKTLISERRRRGRMKEKLYALRALVPNITKMDKASIVGDAVLYVQELQMQAKKLKAEIAGLEASLVGGGRYQDSVKNREETQIRRSKHPISKKIIQMDVFQVEERGFYLRLVCSKGEGVAVSLYRALESLTTFNLQNSNLASMSDRFVLTFTLNVRDSEQNMNLPNLKLWITGALLNQGFEVLTVSA